A stretch of Terriglobales bacterium DNA encodes these proteins:
- a CDS encoding PaaI family thioesterase, whose translation MPKRLAGHNTKHISLPKNHCFACGKDNPDGMHLKFFFDDGQHRAWCKFKLPPKYQGPPGHAHGGIIATLLDEAMGKVNKLRSVVALTSSMAVEFVKPVPLGKTLIVEGKEQDVQGRRHFNTAEIRDEQGMVLARSQGVFIGVDPEQMKAKFSRQNRKR comes from the coding sequence ATGCCCAAGCGCCTCGCCGGACACAACACGAAACACATTTCCCTTCCCAAGAATCACTGCTTTGCCTGCGGCAAAGACAATCCCGACGGCATGCACCTGAAGTTCTTCTTCGACGACGGTCAGCATCGCGCCTGGTGCAAGTTCAAGCTGCCGCCCAAATACCAAGGTCCACCGGGACACGCTCACGGCGGCATCATTGCTACTCTTCTCGACGAAGCAATGGGCAAAGTGAACAAATTGCGGTCGGTGGTGGCGCTTACATCGTCAATGGCAGTCGAATTTGTAAAACCGGTTCCGCTCGGTAAGACCCTCATCGTCGAAGGCAAGGAGCAGGACGTCCAAGGACGCCGCCACTTCAACACCGCCGAGATTCGCGATGAGCAAGGCATGGTGCTGGCGCGCAGCCAGGGCGTCTTCATCGGCGTCGACCCAGAACAAATGAAGGCCAAATTCTCAAGACAGAACCGCAAGCGGTAG
- a CDS encoding VOC family protein has protein sequence MQVNPVPPGYHTVTPYLTVANARAEIEFLKRAFGAQTTETLSQESDGTVRHAELKIGDSMLMLGQARDQWTARPTGFYLYVEDCDAWYKRAMAAGAKSLMEPADQFYGDRNAGVEDPEGNYWWIGTRVEDLSPDELKRRAQAAFAQSK, from the coding sequence ATGCAAGTAAATCCTGTTCCACCGGGATATCACACTGTCACGCCATATCTCACAGTTGCCAACGCCCGCGCGGAAATCGAATTCCTGAAACGGGCTTTTGGCGCCCAGACGACTGAGACGCTCTCGCAAGAATCCGACGGAACCGTCCGTCACGCAGAACTCAAAATTGGCGATTCCATGCTGATGCTGGGACAGGCGCGCGACCAGTGGACAGCACGTCCGACCGGGTTCTATCTGTATGTTGAGGATTGTGATGCCTGGTACAAGCGTGCTATGGCGGCTGGAGCCAAATCGCTGATGGAGCCGGCAGACCAGTTCTACGGCGATCGCAACGCCGGGGTCGAGGATCCGGAAGGAAACTACTGGTGGATAGGAACGCGAGTGGAAGATCTATCACCTGACGAGCTCAAGCGCCGGGCGCAAGCTGCATTTGCCCAGTCTAAGTAA
- a CDS encoding threonine/serine dehydratase has product MLVTLEKIQQAQERLRGVAVRTPLVKTNFREGELFLKPESLQPIGSFKLRGAYNKIATFSAGQKDRGVIAYSSGNHAQGVAYAAKAIGCHAIIVMPENAPPLKLEKTRALGAEVVIVGSSSDERKAKAEELAQSKGFALVPPYDDEVIIAGQGTMGLEILADLSDANVVLVCVGGGGMISGIAAAVKNLRPSSKVYGVESELGAKAKASFEAGHRVTFPAEQTMRTIADGLRTQSVGELNFEHIQQYVDGFITVSEDEIRQAVRRLAFDAHLIAEPSGAVPTAAALFHRNEFPSSGKVVAIVSGGNIAPEMLTEILAT; this is encoded by the coding sequence ATGTTGGTCACTCTCGAAAAAATCCAGCAGGCACAAGAGCGCCTTCGAGGCGTTGCCGTTCGCACTCCGCTCGTCAAAACCAATTTCCGCGAAGGCGAACTTTTTCTCAAGCCTGAAAGTCTTCAGCCGATTGGCTCGTTCAAGCTTCGCGGAGCTTACAACAAGATCGCGACCTTTTCCGCTGGGCAGAAGGATCGCGGCGTAATCGCCTATTCCAGCGGAAACCACGCACAAGGCGTAGCATATGCGGCGAAAGCCATCGGCTGCCACGCGATCATCGTGATGCCCGAGAATGCACCGCCGCTCAAGCTGGAGAAGACGCGGGCTCTGGGAGCCGAAGTCGTAATCGTCGGTTCCTCGAGCGACGAGCGCAAAGCTAAAGCCGAAGAGTTAGCTCAAAGCAAAGGCTTCGCTCTCGTGCCGCCTTACGACGACGAGGTCATCATTGCCGGCCAAGGCACCATGGGATTAGAAATCCTGGCCGATCTTTCTGACGCGAATGTCGTTCTGGTCTGCGTCGGAGGTGGCGGAATGATCAGCGGCATCGCGGCGGCGGTCAAGAACCTGCGGCCTAGTTCGAAGGTCTATGGAGTCGAATCGGAACTGGGAGCGAAAGCCAAGGCGAGCTTTGAGGCCGGACATCGAGTCACCTTTCCTGCCGAACAAACGATGCGCACCATCGCGGACGGCCTGCGGACGCAAAGCGTAGGCGAATTGAATTTCGAGCACATTCAGCAGTATGTGGACGGATTTATCACCGTAAGCGAGGACGAAATCCGCCAAGCAGTGCGGCGGCTGGCATTCGATGCGCATTTGATTGCCGAGCCAAGCGGGGCAGTCCCCACGGCCGCTGCCCTGTTCCATCGCAACGAGTTCCCTTCGAGCGGCAAGGTGGTCGCCATCGTAAGCGGCGGCAACATCGCTCCAGAGATGTTGACCGAGATTCTCGCAACCTAG